Proteins encoded in a region of the Phoenix dactylifera cultivar Barhee BC4 chromosome 3, palm_55x_up_171113_PBpolish2nd_filt_p, whole genome shotgun sequence genome:
- the LOC120110126 gene encoding probable histidine kinase 2 — MKIVVVSLLSLMILGVIVGSSIMLQLLRRSRIQEAFLYASLIKQKEAIQQAERKSMNKSLAFASASHDMRTSLAGITGLVELCRLDATPNSKLDRHLEQMSTCASQLLGIVNSVLDTSKVEAGKMQLEEVEFDMAQVLEESADIFHVVALKKGLEVIWDPCDCSVLRCSNVKGDCRRLKQILDNLLGNAVKFTSEGHVVVRAWAKKPSLENFKLSSNHEFRFPSILSHLTRCLWKNETNMEILNPVQHVPDSVEFIFEVEDTGKGIPKEKRASVFENYVQVKETTTGGHEGTGLGLGIVQSFVRLMGGEISIKEKDPGERGTCFRFNIFLKSSDASLDGEENTNSQLHPRNTSVASTQLAGKNVTAQSKIRAMTFKRGLQMEGIHSLLLIQGETKEIMQRWMESLGVKVWAIDHHKLLYPSLEKIKNSLCASAKPDSVSRSNSLSRTTSLNYNKENEGCSSSVDVADQTLPLTTKERLKKLSFSGLPTYILIVIDLSSGNMSEICSILKNFTSSIHNIQCKIVWLASFNTPAADLSSSNQEKCDLVLQNPLHGSRLYALLKLLQEFGGTNVDDPQGIQIMNTMQERQQSIELGSSMDDKTLLSNSFASQSSQHTNKTSGSRYSMDDDTPLSGMNILLAEDMPILSKVAKHTLSRLGATVEHAENGRDAVDLVTKALRGTSDKHNGTAQPQGDLKPLPYDIILMDCEMPIMNGYEATRKIREEKKYYGFHIPIIALTAHATPEEERKSISAGMDFHLTKPLKNQTNITLIEMAVQFVILHLMEGLLVL, encoded by the exons ATGAAGATAGTTGTTGTCTCACTGCTGTCACTTATGATTCTCGGTGTGATTGTCGGAAGTTCCATCATGCTGCAACTGTTGAGGAGATCGCGAATACAGGAAGCATTTCTATATGCGAGCCTCATCAAGCAAAAGGAGGCGATTCAACAGGCAGAGCGGAAGAGTATGAATAAGAGCTTGGCATTTGCTAGTGCCAGCCATGACATGCGTACTTCTCTCGCAGGCATCACTGGCTTAGTAGAACTTTGTCGTCTTGATGCCACCCCAAATTCCAAATTGGATAGGCACTTGGAGCAGATGAGTACTTGTGCATCACAACTTCTAG GGATAGTAAATTCAGTTCTCGATACAAGTAAAGTAGAAGCAGGAAAGATGCAACTAGAAGAGGTTGAATTTGATATGGCTCAAGTGCTTGAGGAGTCAGCAGACATATTCCATGTTGTCGCTCTTAAGAAAGGCCTAGAGGTGAtttgggatccttgtgattgcTCAGTTCTTAGATGTTCAAATGTCAAAGGAGATTGTCGACGGCTTAAACAGATTCTCGATAACCTACTTGGCAATGCAGTGAAGTTCACATCCGAGGGACACGTGGTTGTGCGTGCTTGGGCTAAGAAGCCTAGCTTAGAAAATTTTAAACTTTCTTCGAACCATGAGTTCCGCTTTCCTAGCATATTAAGCCATCTGACAAGGTGCCTTTGGAAGAATGAAACTAATATGGAAATTCTTAATCCTGTTCAGCATGTCCCAGATTCTGTTGAATTTATTTTTGAGGTAGAGGACACTGGTAAGGGAATACCCAAGGAAAAGAGAGCTTCTGTCTTTGAGAACTATGTGCAAGTCAAAGAAACAACTACTGGAGGACATGAGGGCACTGGTTTGGGACTTGGAATAGTTCAATCCTTT GTGCGACTGATGGGTGGTGAGATTAGCATTAAGGAGAAAGATCCTGGTGAAAGAGGAACATGTTTTAGGTTTAACATTTTTCTCAAGTCAAGTGATGCATCTTTGGATGGTGAAGAGAATACCAATTCTCagttgcatccaagaaatacaTCTGTTGCTAGTACTCAACTTGCTGGGAAAAATGTGACTGCCCAATCAAAAATTCGTGCCATGACATTCAAAAGAGGTCTTCAAATGGAAGGAATTCACTCTCTACTTTTGATTCAAGGTGAAACAAAAGAAATTATGCAAAGATGGATGGAAAGCCTTGGAGTAAAGGTATGGGCAATCGACCACCACAAACTTCTTTATCCTTCACTCGAAAAGATCAAGAATAGTCTTTGTGCCTCTGCAAAGCCCGATTCAGTGTCACGTAGCAATTCCTTGTCCAGAACCACATCTCTCAATTATAACAAAGAAAATGAGGGGTGTTCTAGCTCTGTAGATGTGGCTGATCAAACTTTGCCTCTTACCACTAAGGAACGTCTGAAGAAGCTAAGTTTTAGTGGTTTGCCAACTTACATTTTGATTGTCATTGATTTGAGCAGTGGAAATATGTCAGAAATATGCTCGATTTTGAAGAATTTTACTAGCAGCATTCATAATATCCAGTGCAAGATTGTTTGGTTGGCCAGTTTCAATACTCCGGCCGCTGATTTAAGTAGTTCTAATCAGGAGAAATGTGATCTTGTTTTGCAAAACCCATTACATGGTTCTCGTTTATATGCACTCCTGAAACTTTTACAAGAGTTCGGAGGAACAAATGTAGATGATCCACAAGGAATACAGATTATGAATACAATGCAAGAACGACAACAATCTATCGAGCTTGGTTCTTCTATGGATGATAAAACTTTATTGTCCAATTCTTTTGCTTCGCAATCAAGCCAACATACCAACAAAACATCTGGATCGAGATACAGTATGGATGATGACACACCCTTAAGTGGCATGAACATCTTACTTGCGGAGGATATGCCCATTTTATCTAAGGTTGCTAAACACACACTTTCAAGACTTGGTGCAACTGTTGAACATGCTGAAAATGGGCGGGATGCTGTGGACTTGGTTACAAAGGCTTTGCGAGGAACATCTGATAAGCACAATGGAACTGCCCAACCACAAGGAGATTTAAAGCCTTTACCTTATGATATTATTCTAATGGATTGTGAg ATGCCTATTATGAATGGTTATGAAGCAACAAGGAAAATAAGGGAAGAGAAAAAATATTATGGTTTCCACATCCCAATAATTGCTTTGACTGCTCATGCGACACCtgaggaagaaaggaaatcaaTTTCCGCTGGAATGGATTTCCATTTGACAAAGCCACTAAAAA ATCAGACAAATATT ACTCTTATTGAGATGGCTGTCCAGTTTGTGATTCTGCATCTGATGGAGGGCCTGCTAGTTCTCTGA
- the LOC120110127 gene encoding probable histidine kinase 2, giving the protein MGAAEGLCGVGSAAAMLGQGSAKPPSNGIGLERGVVNKKWYLVSVDPSRELHSSWSLNIDHRPCGYLGILLAMDWLTRVLSSIGDLFAFSNIADKEAPNLFLAFATMPWISQISYVGIHGGMLLSYYNDENQARTMFSNISDSSNYSAAHKWYSQSVDRDTGMVYGDVIPCSPQQIGSQWFQDALNGKSRYASWGVGWNKARDQMLFFTAPVARSGVISIGIAMKDLVDNIFRVNLWGGHLYVATEDGHVIAETGPPHTRYVLGNNTVSIHVMDKSDTLPLEKHDNFSCQLDNPEGTGSDPSHTNYLSIWGKRYNFGCAHLDVSRIRMVYVIAFPCKEVIPLVHKMKIVVVSLLSLMILGVIVGSSIMLQLLRRSRIQEAFLYASLIKQKEAIQQAEQKSMNKSLAFASASHDVRTSLAGITGLVELCRLDATPNSKLDRHLEQMSTCASQLLGIVNSVLDTSKVEAGKMQLEEVEFDMAQVLEESADIFHVVALKKGLEVIWDPCDCSVLRCSNVKGDCRRLKQILDNLLGNAVKFTSEGHVVVRAWAKKPSLENFKLSSNHEFRFPSILSHLTRCLWKNETNMEILNPVQHGPDSVEFIFEVEDTGKGIPKEKRASVFENYVQVKETTTGGHEGTGLGLGIVQSFVRLMGGEISIKEKDPGERGTCFRFNIFLKSSDASLDGEENTNSQLHPRNTSVASTQLAGKNVTAQSKIRAMTFKRGLQMEGIHSLLLIQGETKEIMQRWMESLGVKVWAIDHHKLLYPSLEKIKNSLCASAKPDSVSRSNSLSRTTSLNYNKENEGCSSSVDVADQTLLLPLRNV; this is encoded by the exons ATGGGCGCTGCGGAGGGCCTGTGCGGGGTTGGGTCGGCTGCTGCAATGCTTGGCCAAGGTTCGGCCAAGCCTCCAAGCAATGGAATTGGCCTTGAGCGAG GTGTTGTCAACAAGAAGTGGTACCTCGTATCTGTCGATCCAAGCCGTGAGCTGCATAGTAGTTGGTCGCTGAATATTGATCACCGCCCGTGTGGTTATCTTGGCATCCTCCTGGCTATGGATTGGCTCACCAGGGTGCTAAGCTCCATTGGAGACTTGTTCGCATTCTCCAACATCGCAGACAAG GAGGCGCCAAATTTGTTCCTGGCATTTGCAACAATGCCATGGATATCACAGATTTCTTATGTTGGTATACATGGTGGAATGCTTCTCTCCTATTACAATGATGAGAACCAGGCGCGCACGATGTTTTCGAATATTTCAGATTCTTCCAATTATTCTGCTGCACATAAATGGTACAGCCAATCAGTAGATCGAGATACTGGGATGGTGTATGGAGATGTGATTCCTTGCTCTCCACAACAAATTGGTTCCCAATGGTTTCAAGATGCATTAAATGGTAAGAGCAGGTATGCTTCATGGGGAGTTGGCTGGAACAAAGCTAGGGATCAGATGCTCTTTTTCACTGCTCCAGTGGCCAGATCAGGAGTTATTTCCATCGGAATTGCCATGAAAGATCTCGTTGATAATATTTTTCGTGTCAACCTTTGGGGCGGGCACTTGTATGTAGCTACAGAAGATGGGCATGTCATAGCAGAGACTGGACCACCGCATACTCGCTATGTGCTTGGTAATAATACAGTTTCAATCCATGTAATGGATAAGAGTGATACCTTACCACTTGAAAAGCATGATAATTTTTCATGCCAGCTTGATAACCCTGAAGGTACAGGCAGTGATCCATCTCATACTAACTATTTGAGCATTTGGGGCAAGAGATACAATTTTGGTTGTGCTCATCTTGATGTTTCTAGAATCAGAATG GTATATGTAATTGCTTTTCCCTGTAAGGAAGTAATTCCCCTCGTTCATAAGATGAAGATAGTTGTTGTCTCACTGCTGTCACTTATGATTCTCGGTGTGATTGTCGGAAGTTCCATCATGCTGCAACTGTTGAGGAGATCGCGAATACAGGAAGCATTTCTATATGCGAGCCTCATCAAGCAAAAGGAGGCGATTCAACAGGCAGAGCAGAAGAGTATGAATAAGAGCTTGGCATTTGCTAGTGCCAGCCATGACGTGCGTACTTCTCTCGCAGGCATCACTGGCTTAGTAGAACTTTGTCGTCTTGATGCCACCCCAAATTCCAAATTGGATAGGCACTTGGAGCAGATGAGTACTTGTGCATCACAACTTCTAG GGATAGTAAATTCAGTTCTCGATACAAGTAAAGTAGAAGCAGGAAAGATGCAACTAGAAGAGGTTGAATTTGATATGGCTCAAGTGCTTGAGGAGTCAGCAGACATATTCCATGTTGTCGCTCTTAAGAAAGGCCTAGAGGTGAtttgggatccttgtgattgcTCAGTTCTTAGATGTTCAAATGTCAAAGGAGATTGTCGACGGCTTAAACAGATTCTCGATAACCTACTTGGCAATGCAGTGAAGTTCACATCCGAGGGACACGTGGTTGTGCGTGCTTGGGCTAAGAAGCCTAGCTTAGAAAATTTTAAACTTTCTTCGAACCATGAGTTCCGCTTTCCTAGCATATTAAGCCATCTGACAAGGTGCCTTTGGAAGAATGAAACTAATATGGAAATTCTTAATCCTGTTCAGCATGGCCCAGATTCTGTTGAATTTATTTTTGAGGTAGAGGACACTGGTAAGGGAATACCCAAGGAAAAGAGAGCTTCTGTCTTTGAGAACTATGTGCAAGTCAAAGAAACAACTACTGGAGGACATGAGGGCACTGGTTTGGGACTTGGAATAGTTCAATCCTTT GTGCGACTGATGGGTGGTGAGATTAGCATTAAGGAGAAAGATCCTGGTGAAAGAGGAACATGTTTTAGGTTTAACATTTTTCTCAAGTCAAGTGATGCATCTTTGGATGGTGAAGAGAATACCAATTCTCagttgcatccaagaaatacaTCTGTTGCTAGTACTCAACTTGCTGGGAAAAATGTGACTGCCCAATCAAAAATTCGTGCCATGACATTCAAAAGAGGTCTTCAAATGGAAGGAATTCACTCTCTACTTTTGATTCAAGGTGAAACAAAAGAAATTATGCAAAGATGGATGGAAAGCCTTGGAGTAAAGGTATGGGCAATCGACCACCACAAGCTTCTATATCCTTCACTCGAAAAGATCAAGAATAGTCTTTGTGCCTCTGCAAAGCCCGATTCAGTGTCACGTAGCAATTCCTTGTCCAGAACCACATCTCTCAATTATAACAAAGAAAATGAGGGGTGTTCTAGCTCTGTAGATGTGGCTGATCAAACTTTGCTCTTACCACTAAGGAACGTCTGA